From a region of the Ignisphaera sp. genome:
- a CDS encoding Gfo/Idh/MocA family oxidoreductase, translated as MIKLGIVGLGVMGTRFYNLLKKMNVKVVAVCDIDETKLKLFKNEEVKVYRDYRSMAEEGGFDGVIIAVPPLYHAEHAIEFLSKGYYVFLEKPMANDIDGARRIFDAAKGRNRLFVGYCLKFNKMYQKVKNLVDNVLGEPKFMWHIALGRFPQRSWIHSKSISGGVLIEHGSHVVHVFYWYGGPVKKVYANMTYNSNDVEKAFTVTLEHVSGTVSTFTLSWFGGHNWRKWGIDGEKGRIVVEGYLEGEFLVSSSDGTMIMREVVSMDPIHMYEEELKHFVDTIERGGKFLVDEEEAFIVQRIIDAAYRSSHEGRAVHL; from the coding sequence ATGATCAAATTGGGTATCGTAGGACTTGGGGTTATGGGTACTCGTTTCTACAATTTATTGAAAAAGATGAATGTTAAGGTTGTTGCTGTATGTGATATAGATGAAACTAAGCTGAAATTATTCAAGAATGAAGAAGTAAAGGTTTACAGGGATTACAGATCTATGGCTGAAGAAGGAGGTTTCGATGGTGTCATTATAGCTGTTCCTCCACTATATCATGCAGAACATGCTATAGAATTTCTTAGCAAAGGGTATTACGTTTTTTTAGAGAAACCTATGGCTAATGATATTGATGGGGCTAGGAGAATTTTTGATGCAGCTAAAGGCAGGAACAGACTTTTTGTTGGTTACTGTCTTAAGTTCAATAAAATGTACCAGAAAGTGAAAAATTTAGTAGATAATGTGTTAGGTGAACCGAAATTCATGTGGCATATAGCTTTAGGACGTTTTCCACAGAGATCGTGGATACACTCTAAATCTATTAGCGGTGGTGTATTAATTGAACATGGATCTCATGTAGTCCACGTCTTTTATTGGTATGGTGGACCTGTTAAGAAGGTCTATGCTAATATGACTTACAATAGCAATGATGTTGAGAAAGCATTTACAGTCACTCTAGAGCATGTCTCGGGAACAGTATCAACATTTACACTAAGTTGGTTCGGAGGACACAATTGGAGAAAATGGGGTATCGATGGTGAGAAAGGTAGGATTGTTGTTGAAGGGTATCTCGAAGGTGAATTCTTAGTATCCTCTTCTGACGGTACGATGATTATGAGAGAGGTAGTATCAATGGATCCCATACATATGTATGAAGAAGAGTTAAAGCACTTTGTAGATACTATTGAAAGAGGAGGCAAATTTCTAGTAGATGAAGAAGAAGCGTTCATTGTTCAGAGAATAATTGATGCTGCATACAGATCGTCGCATGAGGGAAGAGCGGTACATCTTTGA
- a CDS encoding nitroreductase family protein, translating into MSISEHDRETILKFLLTRRSIRKFKPNPIDMETVKRILDIARYAPSAGNRQPWIFIIITDKEIKSKLAAVHPWAYPLNDAPMGIVVACDKNASPDSYHVDCANATIYLMLAAHALGLGTVWLQTLKNIEDIQKILNLPSSYIPISMIALGYPAESPQLKPRKSLSDITYIDSYGNRLK; encoded by the coding sequence ATGAGTATATCTGAACATGATAGAGAAACCATATTAAAATTTTTACTAACTAGAAGAAGCATTAGAAAATTCAAGCCAAATCCCATTGATATGGAGACCGTGAAGAGAATACTTGACATAGCTAGATATGCTCCTAGTGCAGGCAATAGACAGCCATGGATTTTCATAATTATTACAGATAAGGAGATTAAATCAAAACTTGCCGCTGTCCATCCATGGGCATATCCATTAAATGATGCACCTATGGGTATAGTAGTTGCATGCGATAAAAATGCTTCTCCAGATTCATACCATGTTGATTGTGCTAATGCAACAATTTACTTAATGTTAGCTGCACATGCACTAGGTCTTGGAACCGTATGGCTCCAGACGCTTAAGAACATAGAAGATATACAAAAGATACTGAATTTACCATCAAGCTATATCCCTATATCCATGATCGCTCTTGGTTATCCAGCCGAATCTCCACAACTTAAACCTAGAAAAAGCTTAAGTGATATAACCTACATTGATAGCTATGGTAATAGACTCAAATAA
- a CDS encoding recombinase RecB — MSAKRRWLASERIALTLLDDLGYRVLETRKRITINGIDVGEVDALATDNDGNVYAIEIKAGRIDITGIRQAYINAVLLNAKPMVICKGFADEAAKELSSKLGVHVIQLSDVFLVESEELNIVIREVIEETLTEYLEIFYSYNPDTKSEHIELLNAIYSSSSINEAAEKLGLDISTFSKKLEELRRIGVIPKWAKKYSSIKRVAQILLQKQSIVSALEETRRLIETIKDVAEQVKNLQNALYSVNQQVQKFLSYISRIESKVQDLAVEHEIKSK; from the coding sequence ATGTCTGCCAAAAGAAGATGGCTTGCAAGCGAGAGAATAGCTCTAACTCTCTTAGATGATCTAGGTTATAGAGTTCTCGAAACTAGAAAGAGAATAACAATAAACGGTATTGATGTTGGTGAAGTAGATGCCTTAGCCACAGATAATGATGGAAATGTATACGCTATAGAAATTAAGGCTGGAAGAATAGATATTACAGGTATTCGTCAAGCATACATAAATGCTGTTCTCCTGAACGCTAAACCTATGGTTATATGCAAAGGTTTTGCTGATGAAGCTGCTAAAGAACTATCATCAAAACTAGGTGTGCACGTAATCCAGTTGTCAGATGTATTTCTTGTCGAAAGTGAAGAGTTGAATATAGTGATAAGAGAAGTTATTGAAGAAACACTAACAGAGTATTTAGAGATTTTCTATAGCTATAATCCCGACACTAAGTCAGAACATATAGAGCTGCTAAATGCTATCTATTCATCATCGTCAATTAACGAAGCAGCTGAAAAATTGGGTCTAGATATCTCAACTTTTTCTAAAAAACTTGAAGAGCTTAGACGTATAGGCGTTATACCTAAATGGGCAAAGAAATACAGCTCGATAAAGAGAGTTGCACAAATATTGCTTCAAAAACAAAGCATTGTAAGTGCTCTAGAAGAAACTAGAAGGCTGATTGAGACTATTAAAGATGTTGCTGAACAGGTAAAAAATCTACAGAATGCATTGTATTCTGTGAATCAACAAGTACAAAAGTTTTTGTCATATATATCTAGAATTGAGTCAAAGGTACAGGATCTAGCAGTAGAGCATGAAATAAAGAGTAAATAA
- a CDS encoding NADP-dependent isocitrate dehydrogenase, with protein sequence MALKRMAMDKPIVEIDGDEMARVMWHWVKEKLVEPYIDLKVEYYDLHINVRDETNDQITIRAAEAVKRLGVGVKCATITPNAERVKEYNLKKEWRSPNATIREALDGTIFRAPIIVKNIVPAVRFWKKPIVVARHAFGDIYAGTGIKFNEPGEVEIIYRSLQGEEIRINIGNFPGSGVIQAYYNLDKSIENFARSVFRYAIMVHMDVWFASKDTISKIYDARFKEIFAKVFEEEFANQFSEKRLNYYYYLIDDAYARAIRSEGGFIWATKNYDGDVLSDMVASAFSGSLAMMTSELMSPEGHYLTEAAHGTVQKHYYRYLKGEKTSTNPTAIIFAWAKALKRRAELDKLEDIEKFAEILMNATIKTIEDGIVTQDLAKVIECSSISIVDTESFIQMVKNNLEKLLAKANLLK encoded by the coding sequence ATGGCTTTGAAGCGTATGGCTATGGATAAGCCTATAGTTGAGATTGATGGAGATGAAATGGCAAGAGTTATGTGGCACTGGGTTAAGGAGAAACTTGTAGAGCCTTACATCGATCTTAAGGTCGAGTACTATGATCTTCATATAAATGTTAGAGATGAAACAAACGATCAGATAACCATTAGAGCTGCTGAAGCTGTTAAACGATTAGGTGTAGGTGTTAAGTGCGCCACAATAACTCCTAATGCTGAAAGAGTTAAGGAGTATAACTTGAAGAAGGAGTGGCGAAGTCCCAATGCAACTATTAGAGAAGCTCTTGATGGAACTATATTTAGAGCTCCAATAATAGTCAAAAATATCGTTCCTGCTGTTAGATTCTGGAAAAAACCTATAGTTGTTGCTAGACATGCTTTTGGAGATATATACGCAGGAACAGGCATAAAGTTCAACGAACCTGGAGAAGTTGAAATAATCTATAGATCACTACAAGGTGAAGAAATCAGAATTAACATCGGCAACTTTCCTGGAAGCGGAGTTATTCAAGCGTATTACAATCTAGATAAATCGATAGAAAACTTCGCTCGATCGGTCTTTAGATACGCTATCATGGTCCATATGGATGTATGGTTTGCATCTAAAGACACCATCTCCAAGATCTATGATGCTAGATTCAAGGAGATATTTGCAAAAGTTTTTGAAGAAGAATTTGCAAACCAGTTTAGTGAAAAACGACTAAACTATTATTACTATTTGATAGATGATGCTTATGCTAGAGCTATAAGATCTGAAGGAGGATTCATTTGGGCTACGAAGAACTATGACGGTGATGTTCTATCAGATATGGTTGCTTCAGCCTTTTCAGGAAGCCTTGCCATGATGACCTCTGAACTTATGTCACCAGAGGGACACTATCTTACTGAAGCTGCTCATGGAACTGTTCAAAAACATTATTATAGGTATCTCAAAGGAGAAAAAACCTCTACAAACCCAACAGCAATAATATTTGCATGGGCAAAAGCTTTAAAGAGAAGAGCAGAACTAGACAAACTAGAAGATATAGAGAAATTTGCCGAAATACTCATGAATGCAACAATCAAAACTATAGAGGATGGTATAGTGACACAAGATCTAGCTAAAGTAATTGAATGTAGTAGTATCTCTATTGTTGATACTGAATCTTTTATACAGATGGTTAAAAACAACTTAGAGAAACTTCTAGCTAAAGCCAATCTACTCAAGTGA
- a CDS encoding VWA domain-containing protein has protein sequence MSIAVEPKLAKIFIVEDKIETIPFIVRVKGVGSSQDTRSLYAVAIDASWSMDGAKIFRAKEATIQMLKNLSSEDLVNIYSFNNKVERIAYMAKVSNYETIADSVASIKLGGGTNIYGLLKQIYRDYIEMKNSNGKVDSFKLVMVTDGVPTTGVKDETKIAEMAKKLGENVSISLIIGVGSDYNEKLLMNIATSTRGFFEHLSNPSKIPSMFNNIASRYRGLCVKNVKLFVRSLPGASIYIYNRPAYAVRGGIEVDVGDVYSNETIDIVGEVVLPPQKKGLIHIASISASYTDTKEVSREISPLPLSLPCLSKPSIEYLDIDEKLFKEFNMVKMASLLAKDLYGKSSIVDIKKIIEELANATLTVDRRDLYSRTIDIRAQLEQEGFSPEVVKKLISLVSRIVSGRFE, from the coding sequence TTGTCTATAGCTGTAGAGCCTAAGTTAGCCAAGATATTCATAGTCGAGGACAAGATTGAGACAATTCCCTTCATAGTACGTGTGAAGGGTGTAGGTTCTTCACAGGATACAAGATCTCTCTATGCTGTAGCTATAGATGCCAGCTGGTCTATGGATGGAGCAAAGATATTCAGAGCTAAGGAGGCAACCATACAGATGCTAAAGAACTTGTCTTCCGAGGATCTCGTCAATATATACAGCTTCAATAATAAAGTTGAAAGAATTGCATACATGGCTAAGGTGTCTAACTACGAAACTATAGCTGATTCTGTAGCTAGTATAAAGCTGGGCGGTGGAACAAACATCTACGGTCTCCTCAAGCAGATATACAGAGACTATATAGAGATGAAGAACAGTAACGGAAAAGTGGATAGCTTCAAACTAGTGATGGTTACAGATGGTGTTCCAACAACAGGTGTGAAAGATGAGACAAAGATAGCCGAGATGGCTAAAAAGCTAGGTGAAAATGTATCTATATCCCTGATTATCGGTGTGGGTAGCGACTACAACGAGAAGCTGTTGATGAATATAGCGACAAGCACCAGAGGTTTCTTCGAACATCTGAGTAATCCATCGAAGATACCCTCGATGTTTAACAATATAGCGTCTAGGTATAGAGGATTGTGTGTTAAGAACGTAAAGCTCTTCGTAAGATCGCTTCCTGGTGCTTCTATCTATATATACAATAGACCTGCCTACGCTGTTAGAGGAGGCATAGAGGTAGATGTAGGCGATGTATATAGTAATGAAACAATTGATATTGTTGGAGAGGTGGTGCTTCCTCCACAGAAGAAGGGTCTAATCCATATAGCATCTATATCAGCTAGCTATACCGATACAAAGGAAGTCTCTAGAGAGATATCTCCTCTGCCACTCTCTCTACCATGTCTTTCAAAGCCTTCGATAGAGTACCTAGATATAGATGAGAAACTGTTCAAGGAGTTCAACATGGTCAAGATGGCCTCTCTCCTAGCCAAAGACCTCTATGGGAAATCCTCTATAGTAGATATCAAGAAGATTATTGAGGAACTCGCTAATGCCACTCTTACCGTGGATCGTAGAGATCTCTACTCGAGAACAATAGACATAAGGGCTCAACTAGAACAGGAAGGATTTTCACCAGAAGTGGTTAAAAAGCTTATATCGCTTGTATCTAGGATAGTTAGCGGAAGATTTGAGTAA
- a CDS encoding AEC family transporter: MNTLESIVVMFVLTVLGYMFGKIRSKIIDVCMDLVNKLLFYVVIPAIIFKAIYGSNDLENISSAIVTSGTHISLMFIISYITSYAIGIKNSKELSAIMISLSMPNVGYLAIPLSVVLIGDSRYVVPYTIAFNIVLPLLILILSIFYSTNNSSKINLVKSVPFLFSLAVSLFLKFLNIYIAVPQMIFRSIDIIILSSFVIIGYEFSKIVIDTMKSSIKFVLLGVIMRYMVSPIVLILLILQNGLINNFNYYRGLMLQSVMPPAVSNIILAKVYNLKSEIVSILTVVLTPISITITIAIFSIFLPS; this comes from the coding sequence ATAAATACGCTTGAAAGTATAGTTGTAATGTTTGTTCTTACTGTACTAGGATACATGTTTGGCAAAATACGTTCAAAGATCATTGATGTGTGTATGGATCTAGTTAACAAATTGCTATTTTATGTAGTTATACCGGCAATTATATTTAAAGCTATATATGGTAGTAATGATTTAGAGAACATTTCATCAGCTATTGTTACCTCAGGTACACACATATCATTAATGTTCATAATATCCTACATAACTTCATACGCAATTGGTATAAAGAATAGTAAAGAGTTATCAGCAATCATGATTTCATTGTCTATGCCTAACGTAGGGTACTTGGCTATACCATTATCGGTAGTTCTTATCGGTGATTCTAGATATGTAGTACCATACACGATAGCATTTAATATAGTTCTACCTTTATTGATACTCATACTGAGTATATTCTATAGTACTAACAACAGTAGCAAAATTAATTTGGTTAAGTCTGTACCATTCTTATTTTCTCTAGCGGTATCTCTATTCTTGAAATTCCTTAACATATATATAGCAGTACCGCAAATGATTTTCAGATCTATAGACATCATAATATTGTCTTCATTCGTGATTATAGGATACGAATTTTCGAAGATCGTCATCGATACTATGAAATCAAGCATCAAGTTTGTACTTCTTGGTGTCATAATGAGGTATATGGTTTCACCAATTGTGTTAATCCTTCTAATACTTCAGAATGGTTTGATCAATAACTTCAACTACTATAGGGGGCTTATGCTTCAAAGTGTTATGCCTCCAGCAGTCTCAAACATAATTCTAGCTAAAGTGTATAACCTAAAATCCGAAATAGTATCTATTCTAACAGTAGTATTGACTCCTATATCGATCACAATCACTATAGCAATATTTTCTATATTTCTGCCTTCCTGA
- the mobB gene encoding molybdopterin-guanine dinucleotide biosynthesis protein B, with protein MRPYIVRFVSLYSGVGKTFIASQVVAKLKNRGYRVGVIKHCTHGIEIEDKDTHKYLHSGADTVVASSASLGIIYQRIWIDSLIDNIKYIKTPIIMVEGFKNVDIGDSIVIVEKKEDIYEVLDIKNIISYVVREYKNHNKKYSGTPLFTFDDIDELTNIIENRAIDYIYQQLPKTDCGTCGYDNCWIFAKSYAKGETQWCPRDSEVSLVIDGMKIPLNPYVKKVLKSIVLAFIDTLKDVPKDKKKISIEINT; from the coding sequence ATGAGACCCTATATAGTTAGATTTGTCTCGTTATACTCTGGTGTCGGTAAAACGTTTATAGCGAGCCAGGTAGTTGCTAAGCTAAAGAATAGAGGATACCGTGTAGGTGTTATTAAGCACTGTACTCATGGCATAGAGATAGAGGATAAAGACACCCACAAGTATCTACATAGCGGTGCTGATACAGTAGTAGCTTCTTCAGCTAGTCTAGGGATAATATATCAAAGAATATGGATAGACTCACTTATTGATAACATTAAGTACATCAAGACACCAATAATTATGGTTGAGGGATTTAAAAACGTAGATATAGGTGATTCCATAGTTATTGTAGAGAAGAAAGAGGATATTTATGAGGTCCTCGACATAAAAAACATAATATCATATGTTGTTAGAGAGTACAAAAACCATAACAAAAAATACAGTGGCACACCACTATTCACTTTTGACGATATCGATGAATTAACAAATATCATAGAAAACAGAGCTATTGACTACATATATCAACAACTACCAAAAACAGATTGTGGTACTTGTGGATACGATAATTGCTGGATATTTGCTAAATCATATGCTAAAGGAGAAACACAATGGTGTCCCAGAGATTCAGAAGTTTCTCTAGTAATCGATGGTATGAAAATTCCGCTCAATCCTTATGTTAAAAAAGTTCTCAAATCAATAGTTTTAGCGTTTATAGATACTCTCAAGGATGTACCAAAGGATAAGAAGAAGATATCTATAGAGATCAATACGTGA
- a CDS encoding radical SAM protein, which yields MEIKPLFHYWPNSTSLSFSFWGCNFYCPWCQNHHISFRHPKEDDKYISPQSITALALENSDEGLCASFNEPTVSIEYVLDLAELARGYELYLSIVTNGYQTIRVIEEALEAGIDGWSIDIKGCPKMKKALVNIDH from the coding sequence ATCGAAATCAAGCCCCTATTTCATTACTGGCCAAATAGCACATCCCTATCATTCTCGTTTTGGGGTTGTAATTTCTACTGTCCATGGTGTCAGAACCATCACATAAGTTTCAGACATCCAAAAGAAGATGACAAGTATATATCTCCTCAGTCTATAACAGCGTTAGCCCTTGAGAATAGCGATGAAGGGCTTTGCGCAAGTTTTAACGAACCCACGGTTTCCATCGAATACGTTCTCGATCTAGCGGAATTAGCAAGAGGTTATGAATTATACTTATCTATAGTTACGAATGGCTATCAAACAATTAGAGTAATTGAAGAAGCATTAGAAGCCGGTATAGACGGTTGGAGTATAGATATAAAGGGTTGCCCGAAAATGAAGAAAGCTCTAGTGAATATAGACCACTAG
- a CDS encoding FHA domain-containing protein: protein MSSEGRILVAILKSIHSTSHQVVKLKPNSYTIGRDPDCDIVIADPFVSRRHAKIFYRDNRWFIEDVGSRNGTYVDGEDIRGRGAVELKEGIEVVLGFSTLLVKGFEES from the coding sequence ATGTCGTCCGAGGGAAGAATTTTGGTCGCTATCTTGAAGAGTATTCACTCCACATCCCACCAGGTTGTGAAGCTCAAACCTAATAGTTACACAATTGGTAGAGACCCTGATTGCGATATAGTTATTGCAGATCCCTTTGTATCCAGAAGACATGCAAAGATATTCTATAGAGACAACAGGTGGTTTATAGAGGATGTGGGCAGCAGAAACGGTACATATGTGGACGGTGAAGATATAAGGGGTAGAGGAGCAGTAGAGCTCAAGGAAGGCATAGAGGTAGTTCTAGGGTTCTCAACGTTGTTAGTTAAGGGATTTGAAGAGAGCTAA
- a CDS encoding FAD-dependent oxidoreductase: MNIVVIGGGAAGASAAVRAKRLNPNTNVILIEATDMVTHGPCAIPYYVEGLVKDRSSLITYTPQYLEEKRGVKVYINTKAIGIDIDKKVVRVERKGDVEGIKWDKLIVATGATPITIPGSNLKNVVTMRHPAYADHVKNVIINADKIAIIGGSYLGIEMAEAALFLGKKVLMFEKEHQILAGALDSDLAKVVEEELVSSGIGLYLSEPVLELSGNDRVEKVVTEHGSYDVDAVVLAIGIKPQTEIAKDIGIRLGVKGSISVNEYMETSIEDIYAAGDVAEKYHRVLKKKVWIPLAPTANKEGQVAGANAALGRTLAFRGVVGTAVTKFFDLYIGRTGITEKEAKENGIDFRAKTISVRTKAHYYPGSVEIKMKMIVDRNNTIIGVQVVGKDISVAHYIDVAALAIERNTVIDDLFFSDLGYMPATAPVWHPLIVAARVLSDSRF, translated from the coding sequence ATGAATATAGTCGTTATAGGTGGTGGAGCTGCGGGAGCTTCTGCTGCTGTTAGAGCTAAAAGATTAAATCCGAATACAAATGTAATTCTTATTGAAGCTACAGACATGGTTACGCATGGACCCTGTGCTATTCCCTACTACGTTGAAGGCCTCGTTAAGGATAGATCTAGTTTGATTACATATACGCCACAGTATCTTGAAGAGAAGAGAGGGGTCAAGGTCTACATAAATACAAAGGCTATAGGCATAGATATCGATAAAAAGGTTGTGCGTGTTGAAAGAAAGGGTGATGTTGAAGGCATAAAGTGGGATAAGCTTATTGTAGCTACCGGTGCGACTCCTATAACAATACCTGGTTCTAACCTTAAGAATGTTGTGACCATGAGACATCCGGCTTATGCTGATCATGTAAAAAACGTGATTATAAATGCTGACAAGATCGCGATTATTGGTGGAAGCTACCTAGGTATAGAGATGGCTGAGGCCGCCTTATTCTTGGGTAAGAAGGTTCTTATGTTCGAGAAAGAGCATCAGATTCTAGCAGGTGCCCTGGATAGCGATCTAGCTAAAGTTGTGGAAGAAGAGCTTGTTTCTAGTGGTATAGGGCTATATCTATCTGAACCTGTTTTAGAGTTATCTGGTAATGATAGAGTTGAAAAGGTTGTTACAGAACATGGCAGTTACGATGTTGATGCTGTTGTACTAGCTATAGGTATAAAGCCTCAGACCGAAATAGCTAAAGATATAGGCATTAGACTTGGCGTAAAGGGTTCAATATCTGTGAATGAGTATATGGAGACCTCTATTGAAGACATATATGCGGCTGGTGATGTAGCTGAAAAGTATCATAGAGTTCTTAAGAAAAAGGTGTGGATACCTCTAGCTCCTACAGCAAATAAGGAAGGGCAGGTAGCTGGAGCCAATGCTGCACTTGGAAGAACTCTTGCCTTTAGAGGCGTTGTTGGGACAGCTGTAACGAAATTCTTTGACCTATACATAGGTAGAACAGGTATTACAGAAAAAGAAGCCAAAGAAAATGGTATAGACTTTAGAGCTAAAACAATTAGTGTTAGAACAAAGGCTCATTATTACCCAGGAAGTGTAGAAATAAAGATGAAGATGATTGTAGACAGAAATAACACTATCATAGGTGTACAAGTAGTAGGTAAGGATATATCTGTAGCCCACTACATAGATGTGGCTGCTCTAGCTATTGAGAGGAATACTGTAATTGATGATCTGTTCTTCTCGGACTTAGGGTACATGCCTGCCACAGCACCAGTGTGGCACCCACTTATAGTTGCAGCTCGAGTTTTATCTGATAGTAGATTCTAA
- a CDS encoding pyridoxal phosphate-dependent aminotransferase, translated as MKSIDRIKPSVARVKGRKSFSYLAIAKQLVKQGYDVINFGIGQPDLDTPKPIINEAKKALDEGFTKYTEAVGIAELREAIAEYLNKRYSTEVKPSEIIVTPGALPAIYLVYAGYVEPGDEVIIIEPSYPPYTELTLFCNAIPKYVPLTWKGTEKGFELDLDLLKQSITKKTKLIVLNNPHNPTGAIIPSKYVDEILEIAEKNNIVVLADEIYNELLLDSNPNFKSTLTFNNWRDVVAYVNGFSKTFSMTGWRLGYLVVREDVASKLANIAVNIWSCSTSFVQKAGIVALRSEECWNFVKHMIDLYKKRRDFIVSKLKNTKGIDVWPSSATLYLFPYIGNLLNEIGMDVELFVERLLYEKHVVVLPGTGFPDKAGASFIRLSFALDIDKIDKGVERIKEFIEELK; from the coding sequence ATGAAGTCTATCGATAGAATTAAACCCTCTGTAGCTCGTGTAAAGGGTAGAAAAAGTTTCTCATACCTAGCTATAGCTAAGCAGCTCGTTAAACAGGGATACGATGTTATAAACTTTGGTATAGGTCAACCAGATCTAGATACACCTAAACCTATTATTAATGAAGCTAAGAAAGCTTTAGACGAAGGATTCACAAAGTATACAGAAGCTGTAGGTATAGCAGAACTTAGAGAAGCCATAGCTGAATACCTAAACAAGAGATATAGTACTGAGGTAAAACCTTCAGAAATAATTGTAACACCAGGAGCACTTCCAGCGATATATCTTGTTTATGCTGGTTATGTAGAGCCAGGTGATGAAGTCATCATAATAGAGCCTTCTTATCCACCATATACGGAACTTACGCTGTTTTGTAACGCTATTCCTAAATATGTACCACTTACATGGAAAGGTACGGAAAAAGGATTTGAGCTAGATCTAGATTTACTTAAGCAAAGCATTACCAAAAAAACAAAACTCATAGTTTTAAATAATCCACATAATCCTACAGGAGCAATCATACCGTCGAAATACGTTGATGAAATCTTGGAGATAGCTGAAAAGAATAATATTGTTGTTCTTGCTGATGAAATCTACAACGAACTTCTACTAGATAGTAATCCCAACTTTAAGTCCACTCTAACCTTTAATAACTGGAGAGATGTCGTAGCTTATGTGAATGGTTTCTCAAAAACATTCTCTATGACTGGTTGGAGACTTGGATACCTTGTTGTTAGGGAAGATGTAGCTAGTAAGTTAGCTAATATAGCTGTAAACATATGGTCTTGTTCAACATCTTTTGTCCAAAAAGCAGGTATCGTGGCTCTAAGGAGCGAAGAGTGCTGGAATTTTGTCAAACATATGATCGATCTTTATAAGAAGCGAAGAGATTTCATTGTTTCAAAACTGAAGAATACAAAGGGGATAGATGTGTGGCCAAGTAGTGCAACGCTCTACCTATTTCCATACATAGGTAATCTGCTTAATGAAATAGGTATGGATGTAGAACTTTTTGTTGAAAGACTCCTCTATGAAAAACATGTAGTTGTACTGCCTGGAACGGGTTTTCCAGATAAAGCTGGGGCATCGTTTATAAGACTTAGCTTCGCTTTAGATATAGATAAGATAGATAAGGGTGTAGAGAGAATTAAGGAATTCATAGAAGAACTTAAATAG